Proteins encoded together in one Shewanella oneidensis MR-1 window:
- a CDS encoding zinc-dependent peptidase produces MLAILTILLFGLSAMAWLGSSRWRKTRHRNRVLASPFPKAWRAILKRRLPFFHALPADLQLQLKRHIQVFLAEKHFVGCDGLQITDEIRVTIAAQACLLLLNRKTDFYPKLRQILVYPDAFIVDSQRQDPAGLISEQRNVLAGESWEHGQVILSWKNTLEGAANPHDGNNVVIHEFAHQLDQEDGYANGAPILQRRQDYRSWSSVFNQAFNELVHDAAMGKPSLFDYYGATNPAEFFAVVTEVFFEKPAALNLEHPALYRELSHFYQVDPINWR; encoded by the coding sequence ATGCTCGCCATTTTAACCATTCTGCTATTTGGCCTCAGTGCAATGGCTTGGCTGGGGTCCAGTCGTTGGCGCAAAACTCGCCATCGAAACCGGGTATTGGCCAGTCCCTTTCCTAAGGCTTGGCGAGCAATACTAAAAAGAAGACTCCCTTTCTTTCACGCATTACCAGCTGATCTGCAACTACAACTGAAACGTCACATTCAAGTGTTTTTGGCTGAAAAGCATTTTGTTGGCTGCGACGGTTTACAAATAACCGATGAAATTAGAGTGACCATTGCAGCCCAAGCGTGCCTGCTATTGCTCAATCGCAAAACAGATTTTTACCCCAAACTAAGACAGATTTTAGTCTATCCCGATGCATTTATTGTCGACAGTCAACGACAGGATCCCGCTGGCTTAATCAGTGAACAACGCAATGTACTCGCCGGAGAATCCTGGGAGCATGGGCAAGTAATACTATCATGGAAAAACACCCTCGAAGGCGCCGCCAATCCCCATGATGGCAATAATGTCGTTATCCATGAATTTGCCCATCAACTAGATCAAGAAGATGGCTACGCCAATGGCGCCCCGATTTTGCAACGTCGTCAGGATTATCGTTCTTGGTCCAGCGTATTCAATCAAGCATTTAATGAATTAGTCCATGATGCTGCTATGGGTAAGCCATCCCTATTTGATTACTATGGAGCGACTAACCCTGCAGAATTTTTTGCGGTGGTGACTGAGGTGTTTTTTGAAAAACCAGCAGCACTTAATCTCGAGCATCCTGCACTTTATCGCGAATTGAGTCATTTCTATCAAGTCGATCCGATAAACTGGCGCTAA
- a CDS encoding nuclear transport factor 2 family protein has protein sequence MTIITTQPKTLSSSLHHVTRYSLSKLTTTLLMVAGLILSVPSASASDTPSTPVTTAISAATADEQAAAQMLDQLNQYSSSADWDKYFALYRQDGIFIGTDASERWGMAEFERYSRPTKGWRYDLTSRHLVQHGDVILFDELLNSPSYGVSRGTGTLIKTKGEWKIAQYHLSFPIPNGIAKKITTEIKNAQ, from the coding sequence ATGACAATAATAACAACTCAACCTAAAACCCTTTCTAGCAGTTTGCATCACGTCACTCGATACAGCCTCAGTAAATTGACTACCACACTGTTGATGGTTGCAGGATTGATACTTAGTGTGCCAAGCGCCAGCGCCAGTGATACTCCCTCTACACCAGTAACAACAGCCATATCAGCTGCAACTGCCGATGAACAAGCGGCAGCTCAAATGCTTGATCAATTGAACCAATATTCCAGTAGTGCCGATTGGGATAAGTATTTTGCACTGTATCGACAAGATGGCATTTTTATTGGAACAGATGCGAGTGAGCGTTGGGGAATGGCGGAATTTGAACGCTATTCCCGCCCGACAAAAGGCTGGCGTTACGATTTAACGAGCCGCCATTTAGTCCAACATGGCGATGTAATCCTCTTCGATGAGCTGCTAAACAGCCCAAGTTACGGCGTGAGCCGAGGCACGGGGACGTTAATCAAAACCAAGGGGGAATGGAAAATAGCCCAATATCATTTGAGCTTTCCCATCCCCAATGGCATTGCGAAAAAAATCACGACTGAAATTAAAAACGCTCAGTAA
- a CDS encoding HDOD domain-containing protein, which translates to MKPNNTNKGVDYWTKRISELEMPALCSTVQTLEKLAKDDVSSLALLGRSVMHDNALTSRILRVANSAIYHKGSTQISTVSRAAIVLGFDAVRNICITAQLLSSLLESKNLAPSVYQRLIKLMAKAFQAAMLTRMMLSDYDDDIQEEAFIACLLFHIGESAFWSIGGEFTETLDSQLTECETSADERSLIRETIGTSFSQLTQSIARHWGLGELLIQAVNYPDDPRPEIRSIFLADKLCDTLSVATPDKNDLEKYINQAANFTGLDETEFTLKMQRCTKATHKLAEAYGAKVLIDYLPDPQRIDKLEPYLPEAELPIFEANLNVQLVKLRELTAFAINKADFNQIMQTVLEGILEGVGVDRCGVLLLSPSRKQLQPRIMLGRDAEEMKRQFIIELGDRKGLFPMAMEHKESLWVDSPCAKKWQEQCRELKVQLPESGFLVAPLLVDNKVIGFYYADRGPSERCFAEVDFQAFIHFSQLANVCFTVSLK; encoded by the coding sequence TTGAAACCTAATAATACTAATAAAGGGGTTGATTATTGGACAAAAAGGATCAGTGAGTTGGAAATGCCAGCACTTTGTTCCACCGTCCAAACACTAGAAAAGCTTGCTAAGGATGATGTCTCTTCACTCGCCTTATTGGGCCGTAGCGTGATGCACGATAATGCCCTCACATCGCGTATTTTAAGGGTTGCAAACAGTGCGATTTACCATAAAGGCAGTACGCAAATATCGACAGTAAGCCGAGCTGCCATTGTGTTGGGTTTTGATGCTGTGCGTAATATTTGTATCACGGCGCAATTGTTATCTAGCCTGTTAGAAAGTAAAAATCTTGCACCTTCGGTATATCAAAGATTAATCAAATTAATGGCTAAGGCATTTCAAGCCGCGATGCTAACTCGGATGATGTTGAGTGATTATGATGATGACATTCAAGAAGAGGCCTTTATAGCCTGTTTACTTTTTCATATCGGTGAGAGTGCATTTTGGAGTATCGGGGGGGAATTTACCGAAACCCTCGATAGCCAATTAACAGAATGTGAAACCTCTGCGGATGAGCGAAGCCTTATTCGTGAAACCATAGGTACTTCTTTTTCGCAGTTAACTCAGAGTATTGCGCGCCATTGGGGATTAGGAGAATTATTGATCCAAGCGGTAAATTACCCGGATGACCCTCGTCCCGAGATACGATCTATATTTTTAGCAGATAAGCTTTGTGACACACTCTCGGTGGCCACGCCAGATAAAAATGATTTAGAGAAGTATATCAATCAGGCTGCCAATTTTACTGGGCTTGATGAAACGGAATTCACCTTAAAAATGCAGCGCTGTACCAAGGCGACCCATAAATTAGCTGAAGCCTATGGTGCTAAAGTGCTGATTGATTATCTGCCTGATCCCCAAAGGATTGATAAGCTTGAGCCTTACTTACCTGAAGCCGAACTGCCCATTTTTGAAGCCAATTTAAATGTCCAATTAGTAAAACTACGTGAGCTTACAGCCTTCGCGATCAATAAAGCTGATTTTAATCAAATCATGCAAACCGTGCTTGAGGGGATTTTAGAGGGCGTCGGGGTAGACCGCTGTGGTGTGTTGCTGTTGTCTCCCAGCCGTAAACAGCTACAGCCAAGGATTATGCTTGGCAGAGATGCAGAGGAAATGAAGCGGCAATTTATTATCGAACTTGGGGATAGAAAAGGCTTATTTCCAATGGCGATGGAGCATAAAGAGTCGCTTTGGGTCGACAGTCCCTGCGCTAAAAAATGGCAAGAGCAATGCCGAGAGTTAAAGGTACAACTGCCAGAATCGGGTTTTTTAGTGGCGCCGTTGTTGGTGGACAATAAAGTGATCGGCTTTTATTACGCCGATAGAGGGCCATCAGAGAGGTGTTTTGCAGAAGTGGATTTTCAAGCTTTTATCCACTTCTCACAGCTTGCAAATGTGTGTTTTACCGTGTCCTTAAAATAG
- the ltaE gene encoding low-specificity L-threonine aldolase produces MIDLRSDTVTQPTEAMRLAMSRAEVGDDVYGDDPTVNSLQDMAAEMFGFESALFTASGTQANLLALMAHCERGDEYLCGQQAHNYKFEGGGAAVLGSIQPQPLTNQLDGTIALTDVEAAIKPDDIHFARTRLLSLENTIGGKVLSQAYLANAQALAFQRGLKIHLDGARVANAAVAQGIAIADIAAHFDSVSICLSKGLCAPVGSLLLGDERLIKKATRWRKMLGGGMRQAGILAAAGKLALTEQVERLAEDHENAAYLAQQLSQLDEFDIDLASVQTNMVFATLASHVDEQALVKRCRGEGILISPGRTLRFVTHKDVSRQDIDKVLQVFKLHLQA; encoded by the coding sequence ATGATCGATTTGCGCAGTGATACCGTGACCCAGCCAACTGAGGCGATGCGTTTAGCCATGTCTAGGGCAGAAGTGGGCGACGATGTTTATGGTGATGATCCGACCGTGAACAGTTTGCAGGACATGGCCGCCGAGATGTTTGGTTTTGAGAGCGCTCTTTTTACGGCATCGGGCACTCAAGCCAATTTGCTCGCACTGATGGCGCATTGCGAGCGTGGGGATGAATATTTATGTGGTCAGCAGGCCCATAACTACAAATTTGAAGGTGGTGGCGCGGCGGTATTGGGTAGCATTCAACCACAACCGTTGACGAATCAACTGGATGGCACTATTGCCCTTACTGATGTTGAAGCAGCCATCAAGCCCGATGATATTCATTTTGCCCGCACACGCTTACTGAGTTTAGAAAATACTATTGGGGGGAAAGTGTTGTCGCAGGCCTATCTTGCCAATGCGCAGGCGTTGGCTTTTCAACGTGGTTTAAAAATTCATTTAGATGGTGCAAGGGTGGCCAATGCTGCAGTAGCACAAGGTATTGCTATTGCTGATATAGCAGCGCATTTTGATTCAGTTTCCATTTGTTTATCAAAAGGATTATGTGCGCCAGTAGGGTCGTTACTCTTAGGGGATGAACGCCTGATTAAAAAAGCGACACGTTGGCGAAAAATGCTTGGTGGCGGTATGCGTCAAGCGGGTATTTTAGCGGCGGCTGGCAAGTTAGCCTTAACTGAACAAGTTGAAAGACTTGCAGAAGATCATGAAAATGCGGCTTATCTGGCTCAGCAGTTAAGCCAGTTGGATGAGTTTGACATTGACTTAGCCTCAGTTCAAACCAATATGGTGTTTGCAACATTGGCATCCCATGTCGATGAACAGGCCTTAGTGAAACGCTGTCGTGGCGAGGGCATTCTGATTAGTCCTGGACGTACCTTACGTTTTGTTACCCATAAAGATGTCTCGCGTCAGGATATTGATAAGGTATTGCAGGTATTTAAATTACATCTGCAGGCGTAA
- a CDS encoding OmpA family protein: MLPAYAWQDTDQDGVPDIKDACPNTPANTSVMANGCVDEVEVTSDNIQCNLNDPSTYSASDCHHIETAIVYFEFAIAEVDLSQWKALALVKSFLEANTETKLTLVGHTDIVGTPEFNYQLSLQRAQNVKRILVEDYGFNPNRFTVVGKGISEPVADNRSSEGRGLNRRVQFIVNNI; encoded by the coding sequence ATGCTGCCTGCTTATGCTTGGCAGGATACAGACCAAGACGGCGTACCAGATATTAAAGATGCTTGCCCAAATACACCCGCAAATACGAGTGTGATGGCTAATGGTTGTGTTGATGAAGTGGAAGTGACTTCTGATAACATCCAATGCAATCTCAATGACCCCAGCACCTATTCTGCCTCTGATTGTCATCATATTGAGACAGCCATTGTGTATTTTGAGTTTGCCATAGCCGAAGTGGATTTATCGCAGTGGAAAGCATTAGCCTTAGTAAAGTCGTTTTTAGAAGCGAATACTGAGACTAAATTAACCTTAGTGGGACATACAGATATTGTCGGCACACCAGAGTTTAATTATCAGTTATCACTTCAACGGGCACAAAATGTGAAACGAATTTTGGTTGAAGACTATGGATTCAACCCAAATCGCTTTACCGTTGTCGGTAAAGGTATATCTGAGCCTGTCGCGGATAATCGTTCCAGTGAAGGTCGCGGATTAAATCGACGAGTACAATTTATCGTCAATAATATTTAG
- a CDS encoding mechanosensitive ion channel family protein — MENLEGLLKQAPDLIMTYGLKILFALVIFFVGKYFAGVAQKVVHKLLNSRKVDPTVVSFVANLSWAVVFVFTIIATLGQIGVQTASLVAVIGAAGLAVGLALQGSLSNFASGVLMVLFRPCRVGDYIEAAGIAGTVDEITIFSTKLRTPDNKVIVAPNSSIMNGTITNYSASENRRIDLVICVSYSADLAQTKKVLTEILDNNQYVLKEPGYTVGLSELASSSINFVVRPWVKTADYWTARFEILEQIKNALDAADIEIPFPQMDIHVKQLPESK; from the coding sequence ATGGAAAACCTTGAAGGCTTATTAAAGCAGGCTCCAGATCTTATCATGACCTATGGTCTGAAGATCTTATTTGCCCTTGTCATTTTCTTTGTCGGTAAATATTTTGCCGGCGTTGCGCAAAAGGTAGTGCATAAGCTACTCAACAGTCGCAAAGTTGATCCAACCGTGGTCTCTTTTGTGGCCAATTTATCGTGGGCAGTTGTGTTTGTCTTCACCATTATTGCCACCTTAGGTCAAATTGGTGTGCAAACGGCGTCTTTGGTTGCTGTAATTGGTGCTGCTGGTTTGGCGGTAGGTTTAGCACTGCAAGGCTCATTGTCTAACTTCGCTTCAGGCGTATTAATGGTGTTATTCCGCCCATGCCGCGTTGGCGATTATATTGAAGCTGCAGGTATTGCTGGTACTGTTGACGAAATCACCATTTTCTCAACTAAATTACGTACACCAGATAATAAAGTCATCGTTGCACCTAACTCTTCAATCATGAATGGCACAATCACCAACTACTCTGCATCTGAAAATCGGCGCATCGATTTAGTGATTTGTGTATCTTATTCTGCAGATCTTGCCCAAACTAAAAAAGTATTAACCGAGATTTTGGACAACAACCAATACGTACTAAAAGAGCCAGGTTACACCGTGGGTCTTTCTGAATTGGCGAGTTCTTCAATTAACTTTGTGGTTCGTCCTTGGGTAAAAACAGCGGATTATTGGACGGCCCGTTTCGAAATTTTAGAGCAAATCAAAAATGCGCTTGATGCAGCAGATATTGAAATTCCGTTTCCACAAATGGATATCCATGTGAAGCAACTACCCGAGAGCAAATAA
- the tpx gene encoding thiol peroxidase, producing the protein MPKYVSFLAAGCVFSLMLLSPMAIANDKSQVMMGEKTVTLEGKLPKLEQMAPRFKVVDDKFNPINLTDFKGKTILISAVPSLDTGVCALQTKRFNSEVGHFSDNVVMLTISTDLPFAQKRFCKVENVENIKVLSDSVWRDFGEKYGLLIEDYGLLARAIFIIDAEGKLKYQELVPNITEHPNYDAALEALKTIQAQQ; encoded by the coding sequence ATGCCAAAGTATGTTTCGTTTCTAGCCGCTGGCTGTGTTTTTAGTTTAATGCTTCTCAGCCCAATGGCGATTGCCAACGATAAATCCCAAGTCATGATGGGGGAAAAGACTGTCACCCTAGAAGGTAAATTACCTAAACTTGAGCAAATGGCCCCCAGATTTAAAGTCGTTGATGACAAGTTCAACCCTATCAACTTAACTGACTTTAAAGGAAAGACCATTCTTATCAGTGCAGTACCTAGCTTAGATACAGGTGTCTGCGCGCTACAAACTAAACGCTTTAATAGCGAGGTGGGCCACTTTTCCGATAATGTAGTCATGTTGACCATCAGCACGGATTTACCCTTCGCGCAAAAACGTTTCTGCAAAGTTGAGAATGTGGAAAATATTAAGGTGTTATCCGATTCTGTTTGGCGCGACTTTGGCGAAAAGTATGGTCTATTAATTGAAGATTACGGCTTGCTTGCTCGGGCAATCTTCATCATCGATGCAGAAGGTAAGCTGAAGTATCAAGAACTCGTACCTAACATTACCGAACACCCAAACTATGACGCGGCGCTGGAAGCGTTAAAAACCATTCAAGCACAGCAATAA
- a CDS encoding trimeric intracellular cation channel family protein: protein MQEAQFIGLLWLIGILAEAMTGALAAGRKQMDLFGVVIIGCATAIGGGTLRDMLLGNYPLVWVENVHYLIAIAFASLLTVAIAPVMRYLSKLFLAIDALGLAVFSIVGAQKTLMLGFSPTIAVVMGLVTGVFGGVIRDILCNQVPLIFKKELYAVISLFTAGLYITLNAYQLEEWINLVICLTLGFSLRMLALRYHWSMPTFDYQSSGDQHTH, encoded by the coding sequence ATGCAAGAAGCACAATTTATCGGATTATTATGGCTGATTGGGATTTTGGCCGAGGCGATGACAGGGGCCTTAGCGGCGGGTCGTAAGCAGATGGATTTATTCGGTGTGGTGATTATTGGCTGCGCTACGGCGATTGGTGGTGGTACCTTAAGAGACATGCTACTCGGAAATTACCCCTTGGTTTGGGTCGAGAATGTTCATTACCTGATTGCGATTGCATTTGCGTCTTTGTTAACGGTCGCGATTGCGCCGGTTATGCGTTATCTGTCTAAGTTGTTTTTGGCAATCGATGCCCTTGGGCTGGCGGTTTTCTCGATTGTTGGCGCGCAAAAGACTCTGATGCTCGGTTTTAGCCCTACGATTGCGGTAGTTATGGGGTTAGTTACTGGCGTTTTTGGTGGGGTGATCCGCGATATTCTGTGCAACCAAGTGCCTTTAATTTTTAAGAAAGAACTCTATGCGGTGATTTCGCTCTTTACCGCAGGCTTATATATCACGCTCAACGCCTACCAATTGGAGGAGTGGATAAACCTAGTGATTTGTTTAACGCTTGGATTTAGCTTACGAATGCTGGCATTGCGCTATCATTGGTCGATGCCTACCTTTGATTACCAGTCCAGTGGTGATCAGCATACACACTGA
- a CDS encoding DUF4136 domain-containing protein has protein sequence MKNLIIGLAVLALSACSSLKSGWDYDPSANFTQYKTYAWVAQKTDSSGYHLDGLMDQRVRDAINSQLSAKGMTLVDAKDADVLVNYLTKIDKKINVDTFNTNFGYNPYYGPGWGWGGNMQTQTTVREYEVGTLIVDLVDNKTAKLIWRGSVADTIRDKNTPSERVQLINEAVGSVMANYPPKPENK, from the coding sequence ATGAAAAATTTAATTATAGGTTTAGCCGTACTGGCCTTAAGTGCCTGTAGCTCTTTAAAGTCTGGTTGGGACTATGATCCGAGTGCTAATTTTACTCAGTACAAAACCTATGCTTGGGTAGCGCAAAAGACCGATTCTTCTGGTTACCATTTAGATGGTTTGATGGATCAGCGGGTGCGTGATGCGATTAATTCGCAGCTTTCAGCCAAGGGCATGACATTAGTAGATGCAAAGGACGCAGATGTCCTAGTGAACTATCTGACCAAAATAGACAAGAAAATTAATGTAGATACTTTCAATACTAACTTTGGTTATAACCCTTACTATGGACCTGGTTGGGGATGGGGTGGCAATATGCAGACCCAAACAACGGTGAGAGAATACGAAGTTGGTACGCTGATTGTTGATTTAGTTGATAATAAAACTGCTAAATTGATATGGCGAGGTTCGGTTGCTGACACCATTCGTGATAAAAATACCCCTTCTGAAAGAGTGCAGCTGATCAACGAAGCTGTAGGCAGTGTGATGGCAAACTATCCACCTAAGCCTGAAAACAAATAA
- the yciH gene encoding stress response translation initiation inhibitor YciH, translating into MRVDPNVSLVYSTDKGRITAEPEAKAIPTSDGIVRIHRDSKGRKGKGVSVISGLGLDEAGLKALAQTLKKQCGCGGTVKDFTIEVQTDNREQLKQLLEKQNYKVKLAGG; encoded by the coding sequence ATGAGAGTAGATCCCAACGTTTCCCTAGTGTACAGCACAGATAAAGGCCGTATTACAGCTGAGCCTGAGGCAAAAGCGATCCCCACATCCGATGGCATCGTACGTATCCATAGAGATAGCAAAGGTCGTAAAGGCAAAGGCGTCTCTGTCATTTCAGGCCTTGGGCTTGACGAAGCAGGCTTAAAAGCGCTAGCGCAAACCCTTAAAAAACAATGTGGTTGTGGCGGTACAGTTAAGGATTTCACCATCGAAGTGCAAACCGATAATCGTGAACAACTCAAACAGCTGCTTGAAAAACAAAACTACAAAGTCAAATTGGCTGGTGGTTGA
- a CDS encoding YqgE/AlgH family protein: MESLQNHFLIAMPSLDDTFFERTVIYLCEHDEKGAMGLVINKPLGIEVNSLLEQMDLPTEQVSADLAMGSQVLMGGPVSQDRGFVLHTSQPYWANSTELGSGLMLTTSRDVLTAIGSKRSPDKFLVALGYAGWSKNQLEQELADNSWLTIPADHALLFDINHEDRWQQASRSLGFEAWQLSTQAGHA; the protein is encoded by the coding sequence ATGGAGAGTTTGCAGAACCATTTTTTAATTGCAATGCCGTCACTCGATGACACTTTTTTTGAGCGAACCGTCATTTACCTATGTGAACACGATGAAAAAGGCGCAATGGGGTTAGTGATTAATAAACCTCTGGGTATTGAAGTTAACTCATTACTGGAGCAGATGGATCTACCAACAGAGCAAGTCTCTGCAGATTTGGCAATGGGATCGCAAGTCTTAATGGGCGGTCCAGTTTCCCAAGACAGAGGTTTTGTCCTGCATACATCCCAACCCTATTGGGCTAACAGTACGGAATTAGGTTCAGGATTGATGCTTACTACTTCTCGCGATGTATTAACAGCCATCGGCAGTAAGCGTTCGCCGGATAAGTTTCTTGTGGCATTGGGCTATGCTGGCTGGAGTAAAAATCAGTTAGAGCAAGAACTTGCCGATAATTCTTGGCTCACTATCCCAGCCGATCATGCCCTACTCTTCGATATAAACCACGAAGATAGATGGCAACAAGCTAGCCGTTCATTGGGCTTTGAGGCTTGGCAACTCTCAACGCAGGCGGGCCACGCTTAA
- the ruvX gene encoding Holliday junction resolvase RuvX codes for MNAKTVLGFDFGTKSIGVAVGQQITASATPLLSIKAVDGIPNWEEIAKLIQEWQPDLVVVGLPLNMDGTEQEMTHRARKFANRLNAKFGVKIFTQDERLTTTDAKARLFELGGYKALTKGQVDAVSAVLIIESYFENHFGD; via the coding sequence ATGAACGCTAAAACCGTATTAGGTTTTGATTTTGGGACAAAAAGCATAGGTGTTGCCGTAGGGCAACAAATTACCGCCAGTGCAACACCACTTTTATCTATCAAAGCCGTTGATGGCATTCCAAATTGGGAAGAAATCGCAAAACTCATCCAAGAGTGGCAACCCGATTTAGTGGTCGTCGGTTTACCGCTCAACATGGATGGTACAGAGCAAGAAATGACCCACAGGGCGAGAAAATTTGCCAACCGACTTAACGCAAAGTTTGGCGTTAAAATTTTCACCCAAGATGAAAGACTAACCACCACAGATGCAAAAGCCAGACTCTTTGAATTAGGTGGTTATAAAGCGCTAACAAAAGGTCAAGTCGATGCGGTTTCTGCGGTACTGATTATCGAAAGTTATTTTGAAAATCATTTTGGTGATTGA